The following proteins are encoded in a genomic region of Rudaeicoccus suwonensis:
- a CDS encoding polysaccharide deacetylase family protein: protein MDSRVFSAPTGIRKVAVPHGTLYGLPGTGNNLALTVDDGTDPMVVAAYAKFCQDTGMRVTCFVNGINPGWTESKPTLAPMVDSGQVFLANHTWSHPDLTRLDAAGVTYQVQRNETFLKNNYGVLGRPFLRPPFGYGNDALHAQLADLGYPAVTMWLGSLSDATVIAPQRVVFHAKQWFLAQHIVIGHANHPAVTHVYGQLVDIIRERKLQPVTLADIFQV from the coding sequence GTGGATTCGCGTGTCTTCTCGGCGCCCACCGGCATCCGGAAGGTCGCCGTTCCCCACGGGACCCTCTACGGCCTGCCCGGCACCGGCAACAACCTCGCCCTGACCGTCGACGACGGCACCGACCCGATGGTGGTTGCGGCATACGCGAAGTTCTGCCAGGACACCGGCATGCGGGTGACGTGCTTCGTCAACGGCATCAATCCCGGTTGGACCGAATCCAAGCCCACGCTGGCGCCGATGGTCGACAGCGGTCAGGTCTTCCTCGCCAATCACACTTGGTCGCACCCGGATCTGACGCGGCTGGATGCGGCTGGTGTGACGTATCAGGTGCAGCGCAACGAGACCTTTCTCAAGAACAACTACGGCGTCCTCGGTCGGCCGTTTTTGCGGCCGCCGTTCGGTTACGGCAACGATGCGCTGCACGCGCAGTTGGCCGATCTGGGTTATCCGGCGGTCACGATGTGGCTGGGCAGCCTGTCCGATGCGACCGTGATCGCGCCGCAGCGCGTTGTCTTCCACGCGAAGCAGTGGTTCCTGGCGCAGCACATCGTCATCGGCCACGCGAACCACCCTGCGGTGACGCACGTCTACGGCCAGCTGGTCGACATCATCCGCGAGCGCAAGCTGCAGCCGGTCACGCTGGCGGACATCTTCCAGGTGTGA